The window TTGTGACGGTAGGAGCGGTGGGCTCTCTTTATGGTAGAGCGATCATATTCATGTAACTGTTTGGCCGTGGTGCCAATATCTTATTGATGCTGAAATAGTTTGGGAAGGCAAGAAATGTAGATTCATTGGTTTCTATGGTGAGCCAAAAACGGAACTTCCGAAAAAACCCTGGGATGCAATTCAGTACTTGAGAGCCCAAGATGATCTTCCCTGGTTGTGTGCTGGTGATTACAATGAGACCCTCTTCCATACAAACTAGCTTGGGGGTATTCCTAGGAGGTTTGCACAAATGGAAGATTTTTTAGACTGCTTGGCTGACTGTGGCCTAGCAAACCTGGGATATTCTGGGTACCCTtatgctacttgtgagctgtgttgggatttcctcgaaaagGAGAGGAGATGcaatacaatagagataagtatttctctctctctcttaacaaccaaggttatcaatccagtaggagactcaaACAGTACCTCgtgaacagcacctgcacacataaaagctactgctaaatacatccatttgagggacaagtttttccggacggagggagtatttataaaAGGAGAAACAGTAATGACCATGTCATCATTATTAGTACTAATCCTTAAAGGACATTATGTGCCAGAGAGCAGTGGTGTCACTTGCAGGAAGATTGGACACAACAGAAAGTTTTGTCTGAACCAGACTTTGGCAAAAACCTCAAAACAATATATTTATGTCACTAATGGAAAGGAACTCTTGAGAGGTGCCAGTTTCTAATTAGTGGATGTTTGCTTCAGGAAGATCTTATATTTCTCTCATTTCAGTTCATATATTGAACAATTCTATTGGGGTTCACGGTCCGATAACACGCTCTGAGCAGCGCATCATGATTGGATTATTATTCATTCACGGTCAGGTTGGATTTGCTCCACGCTGGCAATGTGGTACTTGTTTCGAATTCCCGACAGGTTGAGGAAGAAGTAACAACTCATTCACATCAAGATGACAACTTGTCGGGCGCTAGATCGCCTGAATATATACTTTGCCCTCGGTTTTATCGTTTTCTTGGAGAAAAAAAAGAGATGATAGGGAGTGTAAGATAGGAAAGCTTTTCACATTGCAAAAAATGGTGTATGATGGTGTGTCCCCATATGTAAATGATTTCATGCATGGAGTCCTCATGATTAATTAGTGAAGTTGTGGATGTATGCATCCTCTTTGTCTTGCTGGAATGCATGAGCTGTTTTTCCAGCCCTAGTTGGACCTCCATATCATGTGATCATTCCCCGTTGACAGCATGTCAACCATACGTGATTACCTCTCGAGGGAAATCATGTGATCAATTCTTGTGTTACTCAAGAAAAAAATTACCTATTTGTTTAGCGGTGCTTACTTGTTTTCTCTAGGGAACGAGAGAGTTTTATTGCTCAGAGAATCTTATAGGATACAAGTGGAGTCCGGAGGCTCCATCGACCAAACATGTCTACCCACAGCAAGTGAGGATAAAATTTGCACTAAAGCATGTGCGTTCCCATTATACTCTCGTCGTTCCTGGTCGCATATGACCTACTGAAAACTTCTCTTTCGGATATTAATCTCCTTCAGAAATGTGCCATAGTTTGGCAGTAATAATTTGTGAAGCGTTGTCTTCCCAGTCTTCAAGTTTTTTTTACATCAACCAGTCTCCAAGATCTTTATTACCGCCAAACAATCTGAGACAATCAACACCcttctactcccttcgtttcatAATGTAATACGTCTTTTACACTGAGAGTAACATTGATATCAGTGCTTCACAAATTGTTGTAGCTTCAAGAATCTCAGGGTTAACCATTCCTTCAAAGACTTTCTTTTTTATAGGAGAACCAAAACTCTTTATTGCACTATATATGTCACCCCAGCCCAGCCCAGCCCGGCCCATTATCAGAGAAACTGACTGTGGGGTCACTCATCATCAAAGGGCGAACCAGACCACAAAACGGCACCTCTCtcaatcaacaacaacaacaacaaaaaaatccTCTTGCTCTCGCTCCGGCCGGGCCGTCGTTCCCCATTCCCTCGCCGCCGGCGCCACCGCGCCGCTGCCTACAGCACTACGCCATGCTCCGCCTCCACAAGCATATCCTCGCCCATCTCCTCTCTTCTCCAGCCACCTCTCCCGTATCCCATCTCCACCGCCTcatctccgccgccgcgcccgccatcTCCTCAAGCACCGGCTTCGCCGTGGAGGAGTACCTCGTCTCCACCTGCGGCCTCACCCGACCCCAGGCCCTCAAGGCCTGCCCCAAGCTCTCCCACCTCAAATCCCCATCCAAGCCCGACGCCGTCCTcgccctcctcgccggcctcggcctCTCCGCCGCCGACATCGCCTCTCTCGTCGCCAGGGACCCGCGGTTCCTCTGCGCCAAAGTGGAGAAAACCCTGGGCCCCGTCGTCGCGGGGCTCGCCGGCGTCGGTCTCTCGCCTTCGGAGGTCACACGCCTCGTCTCGCTCTCCCCTCACAGCTTCCGCTCTAGATCCATCGTGTCCAAGCTGCACTACTGCTTGCCTCTCTTTGGGTCCTCTGAGAACCTCCTCCAGGCCCTCAAGAGGAGCTCCTCCCTTCTTTCGTCTGACCTCGACGGCGTGGTCAAGCCCAACGTCGCGTTGCTGCGGGAGTGCGGGCTAGGTGCTTGTGATATTGCCAAGCTATGCAGCAATCAACCAGGTTTGCTCACCATCAATCCAGAGCGCTTCAAGGGACTCGTGGCATGCGCCGAAAAGATAGGTGTGCCCCGTGGTTCTGGGTTGTTTAGGCACGCGCTGCATGCTATTGCATTCGATAGCGAGGAGACCATCACAGCCAGAGTGGAGCACTTGAAGACCACGTTCATGTGGACGGATGGCGAGGTGGGAATTGCTGTTTCTAGGTTCCCATTGATGCTGTCGAGGTCCAAAGAATCACTGCAGCGTAGGTCTGAGTTCCTCATCTCTGAGGTGGGCTTGGAACCGGCGTTCGTTGCTCATCGACCCGTAATGCTCGGTCACAGTCTAGAGGGCCGGCTCAGGCCCCGGTACTATGCTGTGAAGTTTCTCAAGGAAAATGGATTGCTCAAGCGTGACCCAAACTACAGTACCGTTTTCAAGATGAGTGAGAAGGTATTCAGGAAGAAGTTCATATTCCCTCACAAGGAGGCTGCGCTGCACCTCGCAGAAGACTATGATGCCGCTTGCAAGGGGGAAGTGCCGACTAATTTCAGATTCACATAAGCCAAGACGGgctatgatgtactccctccgttcctaaatatttgtctttttagagatttcaaatggactaccacatacggatgtatatagacatattttagagtgtagattcactcattttgctccgcatgtagtcacttgttgaaatctctagaaagacaaatgaacggagggagtaattgtgtGCTGGTTGTCTGCTGTTGTATGACTATTAGATGCTGGCTTGGTCATTGCTAACGTGTGATGGAATTGATAATTTGATCCCGAACACTGGTATGTAATACTATCACTCAGGAATGGGTTGGTTATGAACTTTCTCGTCCTCATTCATGTTCTAAACACATGTATTGGAACTAAGCAAGTGTGAGATCAGTCCATTCTGCAATGCATTCAAATGTTAGTTTTCAAGATCAGTCCATTCTGCAATGCATGAAAATTTCAGTTTTCAACTTAGTTGCTGGTGCATTGAGACAATGAGCCACATAATGTCTTCTTCATGTGGGTAATGCACTCCTACTGTTCTATTGATGTTTTTGCAATTCATAGTGGATAATTGGAGCATCAATCTGATGCCCGTCCCAAATTTAGGTAAATAGTCTTGTTGGTATGGTCAATTCACTTGCCTTTAGCTTAATCTATTTTTCAGTTATGGTTTGATATCAAAATAATTTTGGTTTTCTCATATGCAGATTCATATTGATCTATCTTTGCTTTAACTAATGAAATAGATAGATATTTCATTCAATTATGGAAAGTGTCTGGAAGTGAGTTCTCGTCTAGTTGGATCAGAGGTAACCATTTGGAGCAATTGGTCATATTGCAAATACCAACTAGGCTGCAGGATGAAATGTGGGGGGCTCCCGTATGTACAGATTATCTGCTAAAGAGAGATGGCATAACTAAACCTCGAACTCTCACTTGGAGGAGGGTTGGCAACTTGGCATCATTTAAGTTCAAGCAAGTAAACTTAggtttctttgttcatttttatgCTGGTAATGTTATTGATACTAGTAACCTTATCGACACAAAGAAGCACTAATCTTGTATTGTGTGTTTGTGGATTTTCATGTTCTGCACCATGGCCATAAATTATGTGTTTATTGTGGATAGCTTTAGTTTTTTTTAGTTTATTATTGTGTTTTGGTCCCaactccgcctatgtcttctaggcatagccggtcccaagcccgggtaaaggaggagggttgtgataggcttggtgagccaacgtaaaaact is drawn from Triticum dicoccoides isolate Atlit2015 ecotype Zavitan chromosome 6B, WEW_v2.0, whole genome shotgun sequence and contains these coding sequences:
- the LOC119324722 gene encoding uncharacterized protein LOC119324722, which produces MLRLHKHILAHLLSSPATSPVSHLHRLISAAAPAISSSTGFAVEEYLVSTCGLTRPQALKACPKLSHLKSPSKPDAVLALLAGLGLSAADIASLVARDPRFLCAKVEKTLGPVVAGLAGVGLSPSEVTRLVSLSPHSFRSRSIVSKLHYCLPLFGSSENLLQALKRSSSLLSSDLDGVVKPNVALLRECGLGACDIAKLCSNQPGLLTINPERFKGLVACAEKIGVPRGSGLFRHALHAIAFDSEETITARVEHLKTTFMWTDGEVGIAVSRFPLMLSRSKESLQRRSEFLISEVGLEPAFVAHRPVMLGHSLEGRLRPRYYAVKFLKENGLLKRDPNYSTVFKMSEKVFRKKFIFPHKEAALHLAEDYDAACKGEVPTNFRFT